The following proteins are co-located in the Streptomyces sp. DT2A-34 genome:
- a CDS encoding BTAD domain-containing putative transcriptional regulator yields the protein MDGVPRVPEQRRPGSSTDTAGPAAALRFSVLGPVRAWRGEEQLPTGSPQQRALLAALLLREGRTATAAELIDALWGEEPPSQALAALRTYASRLRKVLDPGVLVSESGGYAVRGLAEGALDLAVAQDLATEGEKARNAGDLRHARKVLGRALALWDGEVLAGVPGPYAEAQRVRLEEWRLQLLESRLDMDLEQGCHAEAVSELTALTAAHPLRERLRELLMLALYRSGRQAEALAVYADTRRLLADELGVDPRPGLKELQQRILRADSGLAAPSAPVAEPPTAPVRPAQLPATVPDFTGRAAFVSELSDVLASAEGRVMAVSAVAGIGGVGKTTLAVHVAHQARGAFPDGQLYVDLQGAGARAAEPETVLGSFLRALGTADSAIPDSLEERAALYRSVLDGRRVLVLLDNARDAAQVRPLLPGMEGCAALVTSRVRMVDLAGAHLVDLDVMSPDEALQLFTKIVGEERVASEREAALDVVAACGFLPLAIRIAASRLAARRTWTVSVLAAKLADERRRLDELQAGDLAVKATFELGYGALDAAQARAFRLLGLADGPDISLAAAAAVLDLPPEETEDLLESLVDTSLLESAAPGRYRYHDLVRLYARACAERDEWPPSEQDAALSRLLDFYLATAAGVYAIERPGDRLVDHLAATTYPARTFHSRTDARDWLYTEANCLLSFARQCADRPQALRRAIDLLWAAVDISESGANSKEYEATARTLMEAARQIGVEQVEARALMTLSHAHLDSGRFDLADQEAEQLISLAHRADDLLPVCWAHNALGVIALYQGRNADGEEHLSHAIRHFRTLVDRPGEASALCNLSRIHLATGRTQSAVSLAQEGMEIYDAMGNSMRGANGRYALGMALTQSGQLGPAADRLLEALEVFRDSRQRLWEGMTLFRLAEVDIAARRYAQAAANAEMALTVLRGIGGEWRRGNVLTVLGHALTAVGHTGRARVCWEEAVSIYDELGSPEAATVRALLAPARAV from the coding sequence ATGGACGGGGTACCGCGAGTGCCGGAGCAGAGGCGTCCCGGCTCCTCGACAGATACGGCGGGGCCGGCGGCGGCGCTGCGCTTCAGCGTGCTCGGCCCCGTACGCGCCTGGCGCGGCGAGGAACAGCTCCCCACCGGTTCCCCCCAGCAACGCGCCCTGCTCGCGGCCCTGCTGCTGCGCGAGGGCCGTACGGCCACCGCGGCGGAACTGATCGACGCCCTGTGGGGCGAGGAACCGCCCTCGCAGGCACTGGCGGCGCTGCGGACGTACGCCTCCCGGCTGCGCAAGGTGCTGGACCCCGGGGTCCTGGTGAGCGAGTCGGGCGGCTACGCGGTGCGGGGCCTGGCCGAGGGCGCGCTGGACCTGGCGGTGGCGCAGGACCTGGCGACGGAGGGGGAGAAGGCCAGGAACGCCGGGGATCTGCGCCATGCGCGCAAGGTGCTGGGGCGGGCGCTGGCCCTGTGGGACGGGGAGGTGCTGGCGGGAGTCCCCGGGCCGTACGCGGAGGCCCAGCGGGTCCGCCTGGAGGAGTGGCGCCTCCAGCTCCTCGAATCCCGCCTGGACATGGACCTGGAGCAGGGCTGCCATGCGGAGGCGGTGTCGGAGCTGACGGCACTGACGGCGGCACACCCGCTCCGGGAGCGGCTGCGGGAGCTGCTGATGCTGGCGCTGTACCGCAGCGGGCGTCAGGCGGAGGCGCTGGCGGTGTACGCGGACACGCGGCGCCTGCTGGCGGACGAGCTGGGCGTGGACCCGCGCCCGGGCCTGAAGGAGCTCCAGCAGCGGATCCTGCGGGCGGACTCCGGCCTCGCGGCGCCCTCGGCGCCGGTCGCCGAGCCGCCGACGGCCCCGGTGCGCCCCGCCCAACTCCCCGCGACGGTCCCTGATTTCACGGGCCGTGCCGCCTTCGTCTCGGAGCTGAGCGACGTCCTCGCCTCGGCCGAGGGCCGGGTGATGGCGGTGTCGGCGGTGGCGGGCATCGGCGGCGTCGGCAAGACGACGCTGGCCGTACACGTGGCCCACCAGGCTCGGGGCGCCTTCCCCGACGGGCAGCTCTACGTCGACCTCCAGGGCGCGGGCGCGCGGGCGGCCGAGCCGGAGACGGTACTGGGCTCGTTCCTGCGCGCCCTGGGCACGGCCGACTCGGCGATCCCGGACTCGCTGGAGGAGCGGGCGGCGCTGTACCGGTCCGTGCTGGACGGCCGCCGGGTCCTGGTCCTGCTGGACAACGCCAGGGACGCGGCCCAGGTCCGCCCGCTGCTGCCGGGCATGGAGGGCTGCGCGGCGCTGGTGACGTCCCGGGTCCGCATGGTCGACCTGGCGGGTGCCCACCTGGTCGACCTGGACGTGATGTCGCCGGACGAGGCGTTGCAGCTGTTCACGAAGATCGTGGGCGAGGAACGGGTGGCGTCCGAACGCGAGGCGGCCCTCGACGTGGTCGCGGCGTGCGGCTTCCTGCCGCTGGCGATCCGCATCGCGGCGTCCCGCCTGGCGGCCCGCCGCACCTGGACGGTCTCGGTCCTCGCCGCCAAGCTCGCCGACGAACGGCGCCGGCTGGACGAGCTCCAGGCCGGCGACCTGGCCGTGAAGGCGACCTTCGAGCTGGGCTACGGCGCCCTGGACGCCGCCCAGGCACGGGCGTTCCGCCTGCTGGGCCTGGCGGACGGCCCGGACATCTCGCTGGCGGCGGCAGCGGCCGTACTGGATCTGCCGCCGGAGGAGACGGAGGACCTGCTGGAGTCCCTCGTCGACACGTCGCTGCTGGAGTCGGCGGCGCCCGGCCGCTACCGGTACCACGACCTGGTACGGCTCTACGCGCGTGCGTGCGCGGAGCGGGACGAGTGGCCGCCGAGCGAGCAGGATGCGGCGCTGTCGCGGTTGCTGGACTTCTATCTGGCCACGGCAGCAGGCGTGTACGCGATCGAGCGGCCGGGGGACCGGCTGGTGGACCACCTGGCGGCCACCACATATCCGGCCAGGACATTCCACTCCCGCACAGACGCGCGGGACTGGCTCTACACCGAGGCGAACTGCCTGCTGTCCTTCGCCCGCCAGTGCGCCGACCGCCCGCAGGCCCTGCGCCGCGCCATCGACCTGCTGTGGGCCGCCGTCGACATCTCGGAGTCGGGGGCCAACTCCAAGGAGTACGAGGCCACGGCGCGGACCCTGATGGAGGCCGCCCGGCAGATCGGCGTGGAGCAGGTCGAGGCCCGTGCGCTCATGACCTTGTCCCACGCACACCTCGACAGCGGCCGGTTCGACCTGGCCGACCAGGAGGCCGAACAGCTCATCAGCCTCGCCCACCGGGCCGACGACCTCCTGCCCGTCTGCTGGGCCCACAACGCCCTCGGGGTCATCGCGCTGTACCAGGGACGCAACGCGGACGGCGAGGAGCACCTCTCCCACGCCATCAGGCACTTCCGCACCCTGGTCGACCGCCCGGGTGAGGCCAGCGCACTGTGCAACCTCTCCCGGATCCACCTGGCGACCGGCCGCACACAGAGCGCCGTGTCCCTCGCCCAGGAGGGCATGGAGATCTACGACGCCATGGGCAACTCCATGCGCGGCGCGAACGGCCGCTACGCCCTGGGCATGGCTCTCACCCAGAGCGGACAGCTCGGTCCCGCGGCCGACCGGCTCCTCGAAGCCCTGGAGGTCTTCCGCGACAGCCGCCAGCGCCTGTGGGAGGGCATGACCCTGTTCCGCCTGGCGGAGGTCGACATCGCCGCGCGCCGCTACGCCCAGGCGGCGGCGAACGCCGAGATGGCCCTGACCGTGCTGCGCGGCATCGGCGGGGAATGGCGGCGCGGCAACGTCCTCACGGTGCTCGGCCACGCCCTGACCGCCGTCGGCCACACGGGGCGCGCCCGGGTCTGCTGGGAGGAAGCCGTCTCCATCTACGACGAGTTGGGCTCGCCGGAGGCCGCCACCGTGCGGGCGCTGCTGGCTCCCGCCCGGGCAGTCTGA